In a genomic window of Bacillus sp. 2205SS5-2:
- a CDS encoding GNAT family N-acetyltransferase, translating into MVDQLQIKEVTSIDDKDLDDLTDLLIQVVDEGASVGFMPPISREEAKKYWKNVLAPGVVLWTARTNNEMCGAVQLHTMKKANATHRAEVAKLMVNTSHRRKGVGRELMSVLHRRAKLEGITLLVLDTRLGDPSNKLYKSLGYSEVGKIPNYAKSADGELEATVIYYKEI; encoded by the coding sequence AAGATCTAGATGATTTAACTGATTTATTAATTCAGGTTGTTGATGAAGGTGCTTCGGTCGGCTTTATGCCACCGATAAGTAGAGAAGAGGCAAAAAAATACTGGAAAAATGTGTTGGCCCCTGGTGTTGTTTTGTGGACTGCTAGAACAAATAATGAGATGTGTGGAGCGGTTCAATTACATACCATGAAAAAGGCAAACGCTACCCATAGAGCTGAGGTAGCGAAGCTAATGGTCAATACTAGCCACCGTAGAAAAGGGGTTGGAAGAGAGCTAATGAGTGTCTTGCACAGGCGGGCTAAGTTGGAGGGTATAACTCTATTAGTTCTCGATACTAGACTAGGTGACCCATCCAACAAATTATATAAATCTCTTGGATATTCTGAAGTTGGAAAAATCCCCAACTATGCTAAATCTGCTGATGGGGAGTTAGAAGCTACTGTAATTTATTATAAAGAAATCTAA